Below is a genomic region from Catenuloplanes atrovinosus.
GGACGAGCGCGCCGAGCAGCGCCCGGAGCAGCGGCGCGAAGGACCAGTCGAGCAGCGAGATCAACAGCAGCACGCCGCCGCCGAGCACGCCCGCGGCGCCGACCAGCGGGTCCGGCAGCCGCAGCACGGCCAGGTCGACGAACGCGAGCAGCACGCCGACCGCGGCGACCGCGAGGTATCCGGGCAGCGCCGGGTCGGGGCCGAACGCCCAGCCGAGCAGCGCGAACGTGGCGGCGCCGACCACGGTCGTCAGCCACGGGCGAGGGCCCAGCCGGCGGCCGCAGCCCGGGCAGGACACGCGGACGCGTACCCACGAATCGATCGGGTGTCCGCAGTCCCCGCAGGCCGACCGGGGTGGTTCGCCGTACTCCACGGAGAGTCGCCAGGCCACCCGCGGCGTCAGGATTCCGATGATCGCGCCGAGCGCTGCCGTGATGACGACGAGTGAGACGGACACCGCGCTGATCGTAGCCCGCCTGATCACGACACGGGTTGCCGACACTGGCACACTTCCGGGAGGTGGGGGAGGGGCATGCCCCGGCTACGGTGACACAGGTCGCCGGGCCGGCGGCCCGACCCGCAGGTAGCTGACGCAGAAGCTCGGTAGGAGGCAGTGCCATGTCGAACTACGGACCGCCCGGCGGGCCGTATCCCGGACGCGGCCGGGACCCCCAGGAGGAGCCGTACACCGAGCCGTCCGATCCATGGGGCGACTGGGGCCGGGACGAGAACGGCGACGGCGGCAACTTCGCCACCGGTTACGACCAGCAGCCGGGGTACGGGCGGGGCGGCTACGACCAGCAGCAGGGGTACGGCGGCGGTTACGACGTCACCGGCACCGGCTACGCGCAGCGTCCCGCCGAGGCCGCGCCCGGTGGCTGGTCCCCGGCGCCGCCCGTGCAGCCCACCCCACAGCCGCTGCCGCCGGCGCGCAAGGGTGGCGGCGGGATGATGATCCTGATCGGCGTCCTGGTCCTGCTCGTGCTGGCCGGCGGTGGCACCGCGTTCTACCTGCTGAACCAGTCACGCGAAGACATCGACAACTCGGCCACCGACGACCCGACGCCGCAGCCGGCCGGCTCCGGCACCCCGGCGCCGACCACCGGTGGCGCCACCCCGGACCCCTCGGGCTCGGCCGCCGCGGTCAGCGACGCACGCGACGTCAAGAAGGGCGAGTGCGTCGAGAACGTCGGCGACGAGCGCAAGCCGGTGATGAAGATCGCCGACTGCGACGGCAAGAGCGTGTACGAGGTGCTCGCCCGCTTCGACGCACCGGCCACCGGTGAGGACGACGCGAAAAAGAAGTGCGAGGCCGTCGAGGGGTACACAAACTGGTACTTCTTCAACAGTCAGCTTGATTCCCTTGACTTCGTCCTTTGCCTGAAGCAGCGGTAGGGTCCCCAGCAGCGGGGACCTTGGTGAGGCTTCCTCGGTGCGCAGAAGAACAACCTAGGAGAGCCGATGTCTAGCTACGGACCACCCCCCGGTCCCGGCCAGCACCCGGAGTACGACCCCAATAACCCCGCCGGTCAGTACCCGCCGCCGGCGCCGTACGGTCCCCCGTCCTACGGCACGCCGCCGCAGGGTGCGCAGGGCGACATACCCCCGCCCCCGCCGTACCCCACCTCCGGCGGGCCGAACTTCGCCACCCCTCCGGTCTCCGGCCAGCCGAACTACGGCGCCCCGGTCTCCGGCCAGCCCGGTTACGGCGCGCCCGTCTCCGGCCAGCCCGGTTACGGTGCACCCGTGTCCGGCCAGCCCGGTTACGGCGCACCCGTCTCCGGCCAGCCCGGTTACGGGACGCCCGGCTACGGCGAGACGCCGCAGGCTCCCTACGCGGCGCCGTACGGCGACCCGAACATGGCGCAGCAGCCGCCGGTGCAGGGCTACGGCGCGCCCCTGCCCCCGCCCGGCCCGCAGCTGCAGGGCGGCTGGGCGCCCCCGCCGCAGCAGAAGAGCGGTGCCGGCAAGGTCGTCGGCATCATCGTCGGCGCGGTGGCCGTCTTCGCGCTGCTGATCTGCGGTGGCGTCTTCTTCGCGGCGCGGCAGGCCAGCGACACGATCGAGGACGCGCTGACGAACGTGCCGACCACGGTGCCGACGTTCCCGACCGAGGACCCGTTCCCGACCCCGACCGAGACCGGCGGCGACGACGAGGCGGAGAACGTCCAGGTCGGCGACTGCATCGTCAACGACGGCACGGACGACAACGCGTCGATCCGCAAGGTGCCCTGCGCCAAGGACACCATGGAGGTCCTGATCCGGATCCCGTTCACGGACGACGGCGAGGAGGCGTGCAAGGACATCGAGGGCGCCGACTCCTGGTACATGTACACCTCGACCGCGGTCGGCGGCGTGGGTGACTACGTGCTGTGCCTGAAGACGCTGACCGAGACGCCGCGTACCTCCTGATAGCCATTTATAAGGCCGTCTAGCGATATCGCTAGACGGCCTTATTCTTTGTCAGACGCCGTATCGAGACATCTATCAGGGTCTAGCCTCTGCCCTAGACACCCCGATACGGTGCGATACGTGGATCCGATCCGGAACCCCTACGCCCCCGGCGCCGGCCAGCGCCCGCCCGAGCTCGCCGGCCGGGACCGCGAGGTGGAGGCGTTCGAGGTGGTGCTGGAGCGGATCGCCCGCGGCCGCCCCGAGCGGAGCCTGGTCCTCACCGGACTCCGCGGCGTCGGCAAGACCGTGCTGCTCAACAGCCTTCGCTCGCAGGCGATCGGCCGACTCTGGGGCACCGGCAAGATCGAGGCCCGCCCGGACACGTCGCTTCGCCGCCCGGTCTCCGCCGCGCTGCACATGGCCGTCCGCGAGCTGGCCGGCCGGCACCGCGCGCCGGACCGCATCGACGACTTCCTCGGCGTGCTCAAGGCCTTCGCGCTGCGCTCCAACGACGACGGCGCCAAGCTCCGCGAGCGCTGGCAGCCCGGCATCGACGTGCCCGCCACCCGAGGCCGCGCCGACTCCGGCGACATCGAGATCGACCTGGTCGAGCTCTTCACGGACGCCGCCTCGATCGCCACCGACGTCGGCACCGGCATCGCGATCTTCATCGACGAGATGCAGGACCTGAACGCGGCCGACATCTCCGCGCTCTGCGCCGCCTGCCACGAACTCTCCCAGCTCGGCGGCCCGCTCATCGTGGTCGGGGCCGGCCTGCCGCACCTGCCCGCCGTCCTCTCCGCCGCGAAGTCCTACTCCGAGCGCCTCTTCCGCTACCAGCGCATCGACCGGCTCGACCGGATCGCCGCCGACCAGGCGCTCAACGCACCCGCGCTCCGCGAGCAGGTCGAATACGAGCAGAAGGCGCTCGACCTGCTCTACGAGAAGTCCGGCGGCTACCCCTACTTCGTCCAGGCCTACGGCAAGGCCACCTGGGACCACGCCCCACGCACCCCGATCACCGCCGAGGACGTGCGCGTCGCCGCCCCCGAGGCCGAGGCGGAACTGGCCGTGGGCTTCTTCGGCTCCCGCTTTGACCGCGCCACCCCCGCGGAACGCGACTACATGCGCGCGATGGCCTCGCTCTCACCGGACGACGACAGCCTTGACACGGCGGTGCCGACCTCGGACATCGCCCGCGCCCTGGGCCGCCGACCGGCCAGCCTGTCACCGGCGCGCGACGCCCTGATCAAGAAGGGCCTGATCTACTCGGGCGAACGCGGCACGGTCGCCTTCACGGTCCCGCACTTCGCCCGCTACCTGCGTACCCAACCGCTGTAAAGATTTTCGATCTTTCCGCTCCCCGGCGTGGTCCGGTCTGCGAACGCTCCGCTGCCCCGGGGACCAACTCCCCCCGGGCAGCGTGGTCCGACCCGCACGCTCCCGCGGACACTGCGTCAACCCCGAAGACGGCCTCGGACCCCGATCTTCCCACTCCCGGCGTGGTCCGGCCCGCATGCTCCCGCGGGCAAACCTCGCCGCGGGCTACGACTCCGCTGGCGCTCCGCTTCGCTCGCGGCGTCGGAGCCGGTTGGGTGGGTGGCTGGGGAGAACACGCGGCGGCCGTCGCTGGTCGGGTCAGGTGACGCGTCCGGCGTTTCCCGCCTGGAGGGTTGGGGCGGGGGGCTTGCCTGATCATCTTCCGGTTGTGCGGCTCAAGATGATCAGAACCTCCATGCGGCCTGATTGATCACCTCACTTTGTGAGCCGCAGGCACGTTATTCGGGCTGAATTACGTGCCTGCGGCTCACATAGTCACAGTGGACGACCGACTCCCGGCCTTAATATCAGGAAATTTCGGGCGCTGCGCGCCCGACCGAACTCGGCACCACGTGCCCGGGCACCACGCGCCCGGGCACGGCTCGTCCAGCACGGCTCGTCCGGGAACGGCCCATTCGGACGAGTCGTGTCCTGATACGTCCCGTTCGGGCGCGTCGGTGGGTGATGGCCGGTGGGTGCTGCGGGTGGCTAGGCGCAGTTGACCCACTCGTCGGTGCCGTCGGTGAAGACCTGGCGCTTCCAGACCGGGATGCGGGCCTTCACCTCGTCGACCAGGCGGGCGCAGGCGGCGAACGCGGCCGCCCGGTGCGCGGTGCTCACGGCCGCGGCCAGCGCGACGTCGCCGATCTTCAGGGGGCCGTGGCGGTGGGAGACCGCGACCGCGTACACGTCCGGGTCGGCCAGGATCTCTGCCGCCACCTCGCGCAGCACCGCTTCGGCGGAGGGATGCGCCTCGTACTCCAGCAGCTCGACGGAGCGGCCGTGATCGTGATCGCGGACCACGCCCGCGAACGAGACGACGGCCCCGGCGCGCACGTCGGCGACCGCGGCCTCGTGCGCGGCGATGTCGAGCACCTGGTCGGTAACGGTGATCATCGGCGTTCCCCGTTCAGGAGGGGCAGCGGTACCAGGTCGACGCGGGCGCCGGGCTCGCCGGACTCGCCGGGTGGGATGACGGCGAAGCCGGCCGCGCCGGCCAGGCCGCGCAGCATGGAGGAGCCGACGTGCGCCATCGGCCGGGCCATCCCGTCGCGGTCGACCCGCACCAGGGCCAGGTGGGTGTCCGTGCCCCGGCCGCGGATCGGGGCGCCCAGCGTCACCCGGGGCAGCTCCGGCCGCGCACGACCGGCGAGGCCCGCGAGCAGCGGCGCGACCAGCGACATCAGCGCCACGATCGCGGACTGCGGGTTACCGGGCAGGCCGGCCAGGAAGCGGTCCCGGCCGTCGGACCCGGGTACCCGCGCGACCAGCATCGGGAAGCCGGGCCGGACCGCGACCGTATTGATCAGGTAGTCCCCGCCCAGCTCACGGAGCGCGGGGTGCAGGTGGTCGACCGGGCCGCGCATGGTGCCGCCGGTGGTGCAGACCAGGTCCGCCGTGTCCAGCGCCGCGCGGATCGCGTCGACGTGCGCCTCCAGCGTGTCCTTGACCGGGCCGTGCACGACCCCGGTGTCGACGGTCGCGCCGAGCCGGCGCAGCCAGGAGGGGAGCGCGGGCCCGAGCGCGTCCCGGACCAGGCCGCCGCCGGGCACGCCCTGGGTCAGCAGCTCGTCGCCGAAGACCAGGACCGCCCCGCGCGGGCGCCGCCGGACCGGCAGCTCGTCGTAGCCGCAGTGCGCCGCCAGGCCGATCACGCCCGGGTCGACCGCCGTGCCGGCCGGGAAGAGTTCCTCGCCGCGGGCCGCCTCGTCACCCGGGACGCGCCACTCCGGCTCGGCGCGCGGCGTGCCCTCGATCAGGCCGTCCGGGGTGGTGGTGGACTCCTCGGTGCGCAGGATCGCCTCGGTGCCGTCCGGGACCATGGCGCCGGTCGCGACCTCCATCGCCACGCCGCTCTCGTCCGGCAGCGGCGGCGCGACCGCACCGGCCAGCACGCGGCCGAGCACCCGCCAGGGCGGGGTGCCGCGCACCGCGTACCCATCGATGCTGGACGTCGGAAACGCCGGCAGGTCGGTGAGGGTCACCAGCGGCTCGGCCAGCGTGCGGCCGTCCGCCTCAGCCAGCCCGACCCGCTCCGCACCGGTCACCGCGTCCCGGCCCGCCTCGAACGCGACCCGCTGCGCCTCGGCCCAGGCGATCGGCGTCGCGGGCCCGGTCTCTGCACTCACGGCACCGAGCCTATCCGCTACCGCCCCACTCGCCCTCCCGCGCACCTCCCCGCCCCGTGCCGTGCCGCGCGGCGCCGACCACGGCACCACGTCTCGCCGCCCCCGGGCCAGGCCACGCGGCGGCCGGAGGTCTTCATGAGCGCGAGACCGAGCGGGCGTCGCCACCCCCGGGACGCGCCGCGGCGTGCGGAACGGCGAGCGGGCTGGGGTCTTGGCGTGCGGGAACGGCAGGGAGGAGCGCCAGCGACGACCGGTGCCCGCGGGAGCATGCGGGACCCGGGTCGCCGGGAGTGGGAAAGGGAAGAAGGTCAGTGGTCGCCGCCGCGGAGTTGGTCGAGGGCGTGGGGGAGGAGGGGGGTGAGGACGGCGAGGCCGTCGCGGGCGCCGCCGGTGGAGCCGGGGAGGTTGACGATGAGGGTGCGGGTGGCGACGCCGGCGAGGCCGCGGGAGAGCGCGGCGGCGGGGACCTTGTCGCGGCTGTGAGCGCGGATGGCCTCGGCGATGCCGGGGATCTCGTAGTCGAGGATCGCGCGGGTGACGTCGGGGGTGCGGTCGGTGGGGGTGATGCCGGTGCCGCCGCTGGTCAGGACCAGGGAGACGCCGTCGGCCACCGCGGTGCGGAGGGCGTCGGCGACGGGTTCGCCGTCGGGGACGACGATCGGGTCGCCGACGTCGCAGCCGAGGTCGCGCAGGCCGGCGACGAGGATCGGGCCGCTGGTGTCGGCGTAGACGCCGGCGGCGGCGCGGTTGGAGGCGACGATGACGCGGGCGGTGATCACGGGCGCTCCTCGGGTCGCTGCCAGTCGCCGGTCTTGCCGCCGGTCTTGGTGAGTACGCGGACGTCGGAGATGACGGCGGCCGGGTCGACCGCCTTGATCATGTCGATCAGCGTGAGGCCGGCGACCGTGACCGCGGTCAGCGCCTCCATCTCCACGCCGGTGCGGTCGGTGGTGCGGACCGTGGCGGTGATCTCCACGGTGGACTCGCCGGGCGCCAGGTCGAGCGTGACGCCGGTGAGCGCGATCGGGTGGCAGAGCGGCACCAGGTCGGGCGTGCGCTTGGCGCCCATGATGCCGGCGATCCGGGCGGTCGCCAGCGCGTCGCCCTTGGGCAGGCCGTCGCGGCGCAGCAGCGTGATCACCTCGGGTGTGGTGCGGACCACTCCGGCGGCCACGGCGGTACGAGTGGTTACCGACTTCGCGGACACGTCGACCATGCGGGCGGCGCCGCTGGAATCGACATGCGTCAGGTTTCGGGGATCGCTCACTCGGGCAGTTTATGAGCACGGCTGGTGGCGCTGCCCAGGTGCGCGCCGTGACCGCCTTTCCACGCGCCCGGACGCGTTCACCCGACTCGAATTTGCGACACTGTCACTCGTTCGTGATCTGCCGTCAATTGTCGGGGACACCTACCCTGATCAGGGAATTCACGCCCCTCATGGGTACCGACGAGACGAGCGCGAAATGAATGCATTCCGTTGCCGAACGGTTTCTCTAAGTAATCAATAGCGTCTACTTTAGCATTTACCGAAACGAGAGACATTTCAATCTTTCGCAGTTTTCGCGTCGAATCTAGAGTCGTCCTCAGTCAGACACCGAGCAGGGTTTGACTGGGGGCCTTAAAGACAACGGCCGACAGACTTCTTGAAATACAAAACCGCACCGTCGAGACGAAGGGATGACCACAATGCGCGGCACCGAGTGGCTCTGAACCGGAATCCGATCCAGAACTAGGCCGGCGGACACGTTCCCAGTAGGCTGACCGGTACGGTCCCCTGGAACGAGGCGTCACATGGTCGAGGCGACTACCAGCCATCGGGCTGACCAGCTGCTACGGCAGCTGGTCAGCCTTTTCACGCTGGCGGCCGTTCCGATATTGATCTGGGCGGCCTGGACCGCTCTCCGAAATTCCGATCTTCGCGAATGGTGGCTACCGCTCGTGGCCACCGCGATGATCGCCTTTACGTTCGATGTCGGCACCTCGATGATCCGCATCCGGAGCGCGATCGTCTCGTACAACTGGTCCGAGACCGGCATTCTTTTGACCATCGCGTTTCTGCCACCGCATTGGGCGCTCTTGTGCCTGGCGGCCGGCACCGCGCTGCCGAAGTTCCGGCGGCGCATCCGGGCCGACAAGATCGCGTTCAACACCGCCAAGGCCGTGCTCACCGCCGCGCTCGCGCTGGGCGCCACCACGCTGATCTTCGGCCCGCCGCACGGCGACCGGCTACCGATCGCGGAGCAGCTCGTCGCGCTGGTCGTGGCCGGCGCGGTCCTGGTCGTGGCGGACGACCTGCTCGCCATGCCGGTGCTCGCGCTGGCCACCGGCGGCACGCTGCGCCAGCTCGTGCTCGGCGACTGGCCGATCCGCTCGCTCACGCTGATCGTCAAGATCGGTGTCGCGCTCGCGGCGGCCGCCACCTGGCGCGTCGACCCGCCGTGGACGCTGATCGTCGCGGCCGTCGCCGTGATCGTCCAGCTGCTGTACGACAACCGCATGCGCACCCGTGAGGAGCGCAAGGCCTGGCAGCGGCTGGCCACCGTCACCGAGGCGCTGAACGAGGTGGAGCTCGCCCGCGTGCTGCACACCGCGGTCGTCCGCGCGGAGCCGCTGTTCTCCGCGGACGAGATCGAGGTGGAGATCGGCGGCCGGCTGGTGCGCGGGCGCGGCGAGCATGTGGTCTTCGACGGCGCGCCCGGCGACGCGCCCCAGCCGGAGCGGCAGGTGTTCGCGGTGCCGCTGGCCGGGTCCGGCGCCGGCGGCGAGATCGGCATGCTGCGGCTGCGGTTCCACTCACAGGTGCGGCTCTCCGAGCGCGAGCAGTACACGTTGCGCACGTTCGCGTCCGCGCTGTCCACCGCGATCCGCAACGCCACGGCGTACCAGGAACTGATGAGCGTGGCCGCCTCGCACGCCCAGGAGGCCACCCACGACCAGCTCACCGGTCTGCTCAACCGGCGCGCGCTGCTCGACCGCGGCGCCCGCCACCTGCAGGAGCCGCACAACGACGGGCTCACAGCGATGCTGCTGGTCGACCTCAACCACTTCAAGGAGGTCAACGACACGCTCGGGCACACCGCCGGGGACGAGGTGCTGACCGAGGTCGCCCGGCGGCTGGAGGCGGCGGCACACCCCGGCGACATCGTGGCCCGGCTCGGCGGCGACGAGTTCGCGGTGCTGCTGTGCGGCCTGTCCGCGCCCGCGGTCGCGGTGCACCGGGCCGAGGTGCTGCTCGACACGCTGCACCGCCCGTTCACGGCCGAGGGCATGCAGCTGCGCGTCGAGGCCAGCGGCGGCATCTCGGTCGCGCCCGGCCGCGGCGGCATGACCGAGCTGCTGCGCCGCGCCGACGTCGCCATGTACCAGGCGAAGCGGGGCGGCGAGCGGATAGCGACGTACAGCCGGGTCAAGGACACCGCGGACATCGCGCGGCTGGCGCTCGGCGGCGACCTCACCCGTGCGGTCGAGGAGGAGGAGTTCGCGGTCAACTTCCAGCCGATCCTCGACCTGGGCACCGGCCAGGTCGTCGCGGCCGAGGCGCTGTCCCGCTGGCACCACCCGGTCCGCGGTCACCTCGACCCGCTGCGGTTCCTGGAGACGGTCGAGCGGTCCGGGCTGCTGCCCGCGTTCACCGATACGGTGCTGGAGAAGTCGCTCGGCGCGGTGAGCACGCTGCGCGAGGCCGGGTTCGACCTGCCGGTCGCGGTCAACGTGTCGCCGCGCAGCCTGCTCGACCCCGGCTTCCCGGCGCTGGTCGCGGCGCGGCTGGCCACCCACGACGTGCCCGCGGACCGGCTGGTGCTGGAGCTGACCGAGACGCTCGCGCTCAGCCAGCTCGCCGTGGTCGACCGGGTGCTGCACGAGCTGCGCGACGCCGGCGTGCGCCTCGCGCTGGACGACTTCGGCACCGGGTACAGCTCGCTCGCCGCGGTGCCGCGCATCCCGGTCCAGGAGATCAAGATCGACCGGCGGTTCGTGTCCGCCATGGACGGCTCGCCCGAGGCCGCCGCGGTCGTCCGTGCCACGGTCGAGCTCGGGCGCAGCCTGGACCTGCTGGTCGTGGCCGAGGGCGTGGAGAGCCCGGCGCAGCGCAAGGCGCTCTGGGAGCTCGGCTGCGGCGCCGGTCAGGGACACCTGTTCGCCCGCGCGTTGCCGGTCGACTCGCTGCTGGCCGCGCTGCACCGCGGCTCCGGCGACCGGCCCGGCCACCTGGCGCCGTCGCTGCACGACACCGGCGCGGTGGTGCGGCTCTCCGCCACCCGCCGGGGAACCGGCCGCACGGGCAGCCGTCTGCCACACTTGCCAGCGTGATCACCGCCGCCCGGGTTTCGCGCGGGTGGCATGCGATCGATCGGTACGCCGGCGGGCTCGCGCTCGACCTCGTCCTGTACGGCGCCTCCACCGTCTTCGCGCTGGTCACCGCCGTCGCGTCGACGCTGCCGTCACACCGCTCCTGGGGCCTGATCGCGGTCTGGGGGTACGCGGCGTGCG
It encodes:
- the moaC gene encoding cyclic pyranopterin monophosphate synthase MoaC; its protein translation is MSDPRNLTHVDSSGAARMVDVSAKSVTTRTAVAAGVVRTTPEVITLLRRDGLPKGDALATARIAGIMGAKRTPDLVPLCHPIALTGVTLDLAPGESTVEITATVRTTDRTGVEMEALTAVTVAGLTLIDMIKAVDPAAVISDVRVLTKTGGKTGDWQRPEERP
- a CDS encoding MogA/MoaB family molybdenum cofactor biosynthesis protein — its product is MITARVIVASNRAAAGVYADTSGPILVAGLRDLGCDVGDPIVVPDGEPVADALRTAVADGVSLVLTSGGTGITPTDRTPDVTRAILDYEIPGIAEAIRAHSRDKVPAAALSRGLAGVATRTLIVNLPGSTGGARDGLAVLTPLLPHALDQLRGGDH
- a CDS encoding molybdopterin molybdotransferase MoeA, with amino-acid sequence MSAETGPATPIAWAEAQRVAFEAGRDAVTGAERVGLAEADGRTLAEPLVTLTDLPAFPTSSIDGYAVRGTPPWRVLGRVLAGAVAPPLPDESGVAMEVATGAMVPDGTEAILRTEESTTTPDGLIEGTPRAEPEWRVPGDEAARGEELFPAGTAVDPGVIGLAAHCGYDELPVRRRPRGAVLVFGDELLTQGVPGGGLVRDALGPALPSWLRRLGATVDTGVVHGPVKDTLEAHVDAIRAALDTADLVCTTGGTMRGPVDHLHPALRELGGDYLINTVAVRPGFPMLVARVPGSDGRDRFLAGLPGNPQSAIVALMSLVAPLLAGLAGRARPELPRVTLGAPIRGRGTDTHLALVRVDRDGMARPMAHVGSSMLRGLAGAAGFAVIPPGESGEPGARVDLVPLPLLNGERR
- a CDS encoding LppU/SCO3897 family protein; protein product: MSSYGPPPGPGQHPEYDPNNPAGQYPPPAPYGPPSYGTPPQGAQGDIPPPPPYPTSGGPNFATPPVSGQPNYGAPVSGQPGYGAPVSGQPGYGAPVSGQPGYGAPVSGQPGYGTPGYGETPQAPYAAPYGDPNMAQQPPVQGYGAPLPPPGPQLQGGWAPPPQQKSGAGKVVGIIVGAVAVFALLICGGVFFAARQASDTIEDALTNVPTTVPTFPTEDPFPTPTETGGDDEAENVQVGDCIVNDGTDDNASIRKVPCAKDTMEVLIRIPFTDDGEEACKDIEGADSWYMYTSTAVGGVGDYVLCLKTLTETPRTS
- a CDS encoding ATP-binding protein, producing MDPIRNPYAPGAGQRPPELAGRDREVEAFEVVLERIARGRPERSLVLTGLRGVGKTVLLNSLRSQAIGRLWGTGKIEARPDTSLRRPVSAALHMAVRELAGRHRAPDRIDDFLGVLKAFALRSNDDGAKLRERWQPGIDVPATRGRADSGDIEIDLVELFTDAASIATDVGTGIAIFIDEMQDLNAADISALCAACHELSQLGGPLIVVGAGLPHLPAVLSAAKSYSERLFRYQRIDRLDRIAADQALNAPALREQVEYEQKALDLLYEKSGGYPYFVQAYGKATWDHAPRTPITAEDVRVAAPEAEAELAVGFFGSRFDRATPAERDYMRAMASLSPDDDSLDTAVPTSDIARALGRRPASLSPARDALIKKGLIYSGERGTVAFTVPHFARYLRTQPL
- a CDS encoding LppU/SCO3897 family protein, giving the protein MSNYGPPGGPYPGRGRDPQEEPYTEPSDPWGDWGRDENGDGGNFATGYDQQPGYGRGGYDQQQGYGGGYDVTGTGYAQRPAEAAPGGWSPAPPVQPTPQPLPPARKGGGGMMILIGVLVLLVLAGGGTAFYLLNQSREDIDNSATDDPTPQPAGSGTPAPTTGGATPDPSGSAAAVSDARDVKKGECVENVGDERKPVMKIADCDGKSVYEVLARFDAPATGEDDAKKKCEAVEGYTNWYFFNSQLDSLDFVLCLKQR
- a CDS encoding molybdenum cofactor biosynthesis protein MoaE, with translation MITVTDQVLDIAAHEAAVADVRAGAVVSFAGVVRDHDHGRSVELLEYEAHPSAEAVLREVAAEILADPDVYAVAVSHRHGPLKIGDVALAAAVSTAHRAAAFAACARLVDEVKARIPVWKRQVFTDGTDEWVNCA
- a CDS encoding prepilin peptidase; the encoded protein is MSVSLVVITAALGAIIGILTPRVAWRLSVEYGEPPRSACGDCGHPIDSWVRVRVSCPGCGRRLGPRPWLTTVVGAATFALLGWAFGPDPALPGYLAVAAVGVLLAFVDLAVLRLPDPLVGAAGVLGGGVLLLISLLDWSFAPLLRALLGALVLFGVYLVIALIPGANLGFGDVKLSAVLGLMLGWLGWPAVVLGLLLPHLLNGPVALVLLLTGRAGRGTDLPLGPALLAGTLVAVVIARHGLPLFG
- a CDS encoding putative bifunctional diguanylate cyclase/phosphodiesterase, giving the protein MVEATTSHRADQLLRQLVSLFTLAAVPILIWAAWTALRNSDLREWWLPLVATAMIAFTFDVGTSMIRIRSAIVSYNWSETGILLTIAFLPPHWALLCLAAGTALPKFRRRIRADKIAFNTAKAVLTAALALGATTLIFGPPHGDRLPIAEQLVALVVAGAVLVVADDLLAMPVLALATGGTLRQLVLGDWPIRSLTLIVKIGVALAAAATWRVDPPWTLIVAAVAVIVQLLYDNRMRTREERKAWQRLATVTEALNEVELARVLHTAVVRAEPLFSADEIEVEIGGRLVRGRGEHVVFDGAPGDAPQPERQVFAVPLAGSGAGGEIGMLRLRFHSQVRLSEREQYTLRTFASALSTAIRNATAYQELMSVAASHAQEATHDQLTGLLNRRALLDRGARHLQEPHNDGLTAMLLVDLNHFKEVNDTLGHTAGDEVLTEVARRLEAAAHPGDIVARLGGDEFAVLLCGLSAPAVAVHRAEVLLDTLHRPFTAEGMQLRVEASGGISVAPGRGGMTELLRRADVAMYQAKRGGERIATYSRVKDTADIARLALGGDLTRAVEEEEFAVNFQPILDLGTGQVVAAEALSRWHHPVRGHLDPLRFLETVERSGLLPAFTDTVLEKSLGAVSTLREAGFDLPVAVNVSPRSLLDPGFPALVAARLATHDVPADRLVLELTETLALSQLAVVDRVLHELRDAGVRLALDDFGTGYSSLAAVPRIPVQEIKIDRRFVSAMDGSPEAAAVVRATVELGRSLDLLVVAEGVESPAQRKALWELGCGAGQGHLFARALPVDSLLAALHRGSGDRPGHLAPSLHDTGAVVRLSATRRGTGRTGSRLPHLPA